In Thermoprotei archaeon, a single window of DNA contains:
- a CDS encoding IS607 family transposase, whose amino-acid sequence MLMPEKLYTIKEAKKLLGVTTWTIQQWDRQGKIRCVRTLGGRRRIPESEIKRILGLREERIIVGYARVSSSTQKDDLERQKQLISSYAKEKGYGEIQILTDVGSGLNENRKNFLKLLNMVSERKISKLIIAYEDRLTRFGFETLKKMFIVFGTEIEVINHEGKAPHEELVEDLITIVAHFAGRLYGMRSRKYREVVEGVRKLVG is encoded by the coding sequence ATATTGATGCCCGAAAAGCTCTATACGATCAAGGAGGCGAAGAAGCTTCTTGGAGTCACCACCTGGACCATTCAGCAATGGGATAGGCAGGGCAAGATTAGGTGCGTTAGAACACTTGGAGGACGTAGGAGGATTCCCGAGAGCGAAATAAAACGAATCCTTGGTTTAAGAGAGGAAAGAATTATTGTAGGGTATGCAAGGGTTTCATCTTCAACACAAAAGGATGACCTTGAAAGACAGAAACAGCTCATTTCAAGCTACGCTAAAGAGAAAGGTTACGGTGAAATTCAAATCCTAACGGATGTTGGTTCTGGACTCAACGAAAACAGAAAAAACTTCCTGAAACTCTTAAATATGGTTTCAGAAAGGAAAATATCCAAGCTGATAATCGCTTACGAAGACAGGCTCACAAGATTTGGTTTTGAAACTTTAAAGAAAATGTTCATAGTTTTCGGAACAGAAATAGAAGTGATAAACCATGAAGGGAAGGCACCTCATGAAGAGCTTGTGGAGGACTTGATCACCATAGTTGCTCATTTCGCTGGAAGGCTCTATGGAATGAGGAGCCGTAAGTATAGGGAGGTTGTTGAAGGTGTCAGGAAGCTTGTTGGTTAA
- a CDS encoding ATP-binding protein produces the protein MGMQVEFDWSEKGLLLSSLLNSINEWMEEENRYLVIAIDEAQLLRNMKGGKGRIDFREVIAYSYDNLTRVKFLLTGSEIGLLTDFIGTEDYESPLYGRGRGELVLERFNENKSIAYLNAGFNEYGINVNIDMVEKIVDKLDGIVGWLTLIGNTSVRMKKLDNEVIESVIDMAKGMVKNEIQKLLQTSRYYRLILKSIARGSIHWKDIKMDVESWINSPITNSQISRALETLLKLSIIEKRAEGYFIVDPIVREFSKEL, from the coding sequence ATGGGCATGCAAGTTGAGTTTGATTGGAGTGAGAAGGGGCTTCTTCTCTCTTCCCTACTCAATTCTATAAATGAGTGGATGGAAGAGGAAAACAGGTACCTAGTAATAGCTATTGATGAAGCTCAGTTGCTTAGAAACATGAAGGGAGGAAAGGGGAGAATAGATTTTAGAGAGGTCATAGCCTACAGTTATGATAACTTGACACGTGTAAAGTTTCTACTCACAGGATCTGAGATAGGATTGCTCACAGATTTTATTGGGACGGAGGATTATGAAAGTCCACTCTATGGAAGAGGCAGGGGAGAGTTAGTACTAGAGAGGTTTAATGAAAATAAATCTATTGCTTATTTGAATGCAGGTTTCAATGAGTATGGGATAAACGTCAATATTGACATGGTTGAGAAAATTGTGGATAAGCTAGATGGTATAGTTGGATGGCTTACCTTAATTGGTAATACTTCAGTTAGAATGAAAAAACTTGATAATGAAGTTATAGAATCTGTTATTGATATGGCTAAGGGTATGGTTAAAAATGAAATTCAAAAACTTTTACAAACATCAAGATACTACAGACTTATACTTAAATCCATTGCTAGAGGTAGTATTCACTGGAAAGATATTAAAATGGATGTTGAATCGTGGATAAATAGTCCAATTACAAACAGCCAAATATCTAGGGCATTAGAAACGCTGCTTAAACTTAGTATTATTGAAAAAAGGGCTGAAGGATACTTTATCGTTGACCCAATAGTTAGAGAATTCTCGAAGGAACTCTGA
- a CDS encoding acyl-CoA carboxylase subunit beta yields MESRKPSMGELIEELRRMREQAKLGGGIERIKRQHEAGKLTARERIDLLVDPGTFIETDMFVIHRSTYFDMPQKRYLGDGVVTGLGKIDGRLAAIFSQDFTVFGGSLGEMYSKKIIKLMDLAAKLGIPIIGLNDSGGARIQEGVVSLEAYGEIFKRNTWLSGVVPQIAVIMGPCAGGAVYSPALMDFVIMVRKTSHMFITGPDVVKTATGEDVTFESLGGADVHAEKSGIAHFVAENDEKALNLVKRLLSYIPSNNMDDPPRIESDDPIDRIDTELESIVPSDPMKPFDVKEVIKRVVDNGEFFEVHEKWAPNIVVGFARVGGRSVGIVANQPLFMAGVLDIDASDKASRFIRFLDAFNIPIITFVDVPGYMPGTAQEHGGIIRHGSKMLYAYAEATVPKITIILRKAYGGSYLAMCAKSMGADMVYAWPSAEIAVLGPEAAIKILYRKEIQSAKNSEKFIEEKIEEYRKLFANPYKAAEMGFVDDVIEPKMTRPMIAKALEILDTKREDRLPKKHGIIPS; encoded by the coding sequence ATGGAATCTCGTAAGCCTAGTATGGGTGAGCTTATTGAGGAGTTAAGGAGAATGAGGGAGCAGGCTAAGCTTGGTGGTGGTATTGAACGTATTAAAAGGCAACATGAAGCTGGTAAGCTTACTGCTAGGGAACGCATTGATTTATTGGTTGATCCAGGGACTTTCATAGAAACTGATATGTTTGTTATCCATAGGTCAACGTATTTTGATATGCCTCAAAAACGTTATCTAGGTGATGGTGTTGTAACAGGTCTTGGAAAAATTGATGGAAGGTTAGCTGCAATATTTTCACAGGATTTTACAGTTTTTGGTGGATCTCTGGGTGAAATGTATTCTAAGAAGATAATAAAGTTGATGGACTTAGCTGCCAAATTAGGTATTCCTATTATTGGTCTTAACGATTCTGGTGGTGCAAGGATTCAGGAAGGTGTTGTTAGTCTTGAGGCTTATGGTGAAATTTTTAAAAGAAATACATGGCTTTCCGGCGTTGTCCCTCAGATTGCTGTGATCATGGGTCCTTGTGCTGGTGGTGCTGTTTATTCTCCAGCCCTGATGGATTTTGTTATTATGGTTCGTAAAACATCTCACATGTTTATAACTGGGCCTGATGTAGTGAAAACAGCTACTGGAGAAGACGTTACTTTTGAGAGTCTTGGTGGTGCTGACGTTCATGCTGAGAAAAGTGGTATAGCACATTTCGTTGCTGAGAACGATGAAAAAGCCCTTAATCTAGTTAAGAGACTTTTAAGTTATATTCCATCTAATAATATGGATGATCCACCTAGAATTGAGAGCGATGATCCTATTGATAGAATTGATACTGAGCTTGAGAGTATTGTTCCCTCTGATCCCATGAAACCTTTTGACGTTAAAGAAGTTATTAAGCGCGTAGTTGACAATGGCGAATTTTTTGAAGTTCATGAGAAATGGGCTCCTAATATAGTTGTTGGTTTTGCAAGGGTAGGGGGTCGTAGTGTTGGTATTGTTGCAAACCAGCCTCTTTTTATGGCTGGCGTACTAGATATTGACGCATCTGATAAAGCTTCACGATTTATCAGATTCCTCGATGCTTTCAATATACCAATAATTACCTTTGTTGATGTGCCTGGTTATATGCCCGGTACTGCACAAGAACATGGTGGCATTATTAGACATGGTTCTAAAATGCTTTATGCTTATGCTGAGGCGACAGTTCCAAAAATTACTATAATTTTACGTAAAGCTTATGGTGGTTCATACTTAGCAATGTGCGCAAAAAGTATGGGCGCAGACATGGTTTATGCATGGCCTTCTGCTGAAATTGCCGTGCTTGGACCTGAAGCCGCAATAAAAATACTTTACAGGAAAGAAATACAATCTGCTAAGAATTCAGAGAAATTTATAGAAGAGAAGATCGAAGAATATAGAAAACTTTTTGCAAATCCTTATAAAGCAGCTGAAATGGGATTCGTTGACGATGTGATTGAACCTAAAATGACACGCCCCATGATAGCTAAGGCTCTTGAAATAT
- a CDS encoding transposase, which translates to MSGSLLVKAYSIPHNLEVNELIEDYMRILNAILDDLWRNIAWNRNGKRLIPFLRKDKTFRKELRDKYLEGWAYSKHYVDSAIKQAYSVLESWRKRYLRGRAGRSRPELRRKFVRVKETLYSYRDGILRISVRPYEESITIDLRKTWCWDKINGLEFGELILKQDKLTVTVRKEVELKIKDPIAWDVNLLTLDGFNGEKHYSISLKEIYTIHRTYELKRRIIQKLPGKTRKKLLKKYGSRERNRVNDALHKLAKQLSDRTNVFEDLKNFKERIARTKSRSMNRQNSKHDYIKLQKYVEYKSAWNGHTTVFVKAYGTSKTCSRCGYYNKDLRGAVFECPKCGFIIDRQKNASINVWKTFLRMWGFMGSPRREQSSMSPPMNPEEDESVEAQGLSMDSIHIHT; encoded by the coding sequence GTGTCAGGAAGCTTGTTGGTTAAAGCGTACTCGATACCGCATAACCTTGAGGTGAACGAGCTCATAGAGGATTACATGCGCATCTTAAACGCTATCCTGGATGACTTATGGAGGAACATTGCATGGAATAGGAATGGGAAGAGGCTTATACCATTTCTGAGGAAAGATAAGACTTTTAGAAAAGAGCTTAGAGATAAGTATCTTGAGGGGTGGGCTTACTCTAAGCATTACGTGGACTCCGCGATAAAACAGGCTTATTCCGTGCTTGAATCGTGGAGGAAGAGGTACCTTCGTGGGCGGGCTGGAAGAAGTAGGCCTGAACTGAGGAGGAAGTTCGTTAGAGTTAAGGAAACTCTTTACAGTTACAGGGATGGAATTCTCAGGATTTCAGTAAGACCTTACGAAGAGAGTATAACTATAGATTTGAGAAAGACGTGGTGTTGGGATAAAATAAATGGCTTAGAATTTGGCGAACTCATACTTAAACAGGACAAGCTTACAGTTACTGTTAGAAAAGAGGTGGAGCTAAAGATTAAAGACCCAATAGCATGGGACGTAAACCTCTTAACTTTGGACGGTTTTAATGGTGAAAAGCATTACTCGATAAGCCTGAAGGAAATCTACACAATTCATAGAACGTACGAGCTGAAGAGAAGGATTATCCAGAAGCTACCCGGAAAAACGAGGAAGAAGCTCCTGAAGAAGTACGGTTCAAGAGAGAGAAACAGGGTTAACGATGCATTACATAAACTTGCAAAACAGTTATCGGATAGGACAAATGTGTTCGAGGATTTAAAAAATTTCAAGGAAAGAATAGCTAGGACAAAGAGTAGGAGCATGAATAGGCAGAATAGCAAACACGACTACATTAAGCTCCAAAAGTACGTAGAATATAAGTCTGCATGGAATGGACACACAACAGTATTTGTTAAGGCTTATGGTACATCTAAGACCTGCTCCAGATGCGGGTATTATAATAAAGACCTAAGGGGAGCAGTCTTCGAGTGCCCAAAATGCGGTTTTATAATCGATAGGCAGAAGAATGCATCAATAAACGTTTGGAAAACGTTCCTTAGGATGTGGGGATTCATGGGTTCACCCCGAAGGGAGCAGAGCTCGATGAGCCCTCCAATGAACCCAGAGGAGGACGAGAGCGTTGAGGCTCAAGGACTAAGTATGGATTCCATACATATCCATACTTAG
- a CDS encoding SDR family oxidoreductase: MRLMFKDKKVLITASTSGIGYAIAKRFFEEGAKIVISSRNPEHVSRALKRLTKGKSSLNAYGIPCDLTVYDDVKRLVSKTVELLGGIDIFVYNSGNPDNEPATFFETSPLDWEYAVKLYTLSPVWLTLEIAPYMIKQGYGRIIFLGSVSIKEPMPVLALADVTRISILPLAKLLARELGSKGILVNAILPGSFMTEGAKRLIERLAQKEKKSKRSIKKEIASLASLNRFGSPRELADVVLFLTSDAASFINGSIITVDGGMSRSIF, translated from the coding sequence ATGAGATTAATGTTTAAGGATAAAAAGGTATTAATTACGGCATCTACGAGTGGTATTGGTTATGCTATTGCTAAAAGATTTTTTGAGGAGGGAGCTAAAATAGTTATATCATCAAGAAATCCTGAACATGTGTCTAGAGCGTTAAAACGTTTAACTAAGGGAAAGAGTTCACTAAATGCGTACGGTATTCCCTGTGATTTGACTGTTTATGATGATGTAAAAAGATTAGTTTCGAAAACTGTAGAACTTTTAGGTGGCATCGACATTTTTGTGTACAATTCCGGAAATCCTGATAATGAACCTGCAACGTTTTTTGAGACATCTCCATTAGACTGGGAGTATGCCGTGAAGCTTTACACATTAAGTCCTGTATGGTTAACGTTAGAGATTGCTCCTTACATGATTAAACAAGGTTATGGTAGGATTATTTTCCTTGGATCTGTTAGTATAAAAGAGCCCATGCCTGTACTAGCTCTTGCAGATGTTACTCGTATATCGATACTCCCGTTAGCAAAATTATTAGCAAGAGAATTAGGCTCAAAAGGAATTCTTGTTAATGCTATACTACCAGGTTCTTTTATGACAGAAGGAGCAAAAAGACTCATAGAACGTCTTGCTCAAAAAGAGAAAAAATCTAAAAGAAGCATTAAAAAAGAGATAGCATCCTTAGCATCATTAAATCGTTTTGGTTCCCCACGAGAATTAGCAGACGTTGTACTATTCTTAACATCAGATGCTGCATCCTTCATAAACGGCTCCATCATCACTGTGGACGGTGGGATGTCTCGTTCAATATTTTAG
- a CDS encoding nucleotidyltransferase domain-containing protein yields MEKILKERKRQRNNVIKSVRAFAKKVKKKLGKVTIVLYGSYVRGDFNLWSDVDILIVSEAFNNVRFLDRYELFKNEEKPGFEPKPYTPEEFKQIINKTGWKGALKNRIILIDDYKFFNE; encoded by the coding sequence TTGGAGAAAATCTTAAAAGAAAGGAAAAGGCAAAGAAATAACGTAATCAAGAGCGTTAGAGCTTTTGCTAAAAAAGTTAAGAAAAAATTAGGAAAAGTTACTATAGTACTTTATGGAAGTTATGTTAGAGGAGATTTCAATTTATGGAGCGATGTTGACATACTAATAGTAAGCGAAGCATTCAACAATGTAAGATTTTTAGATAGATATGAACTCTTTAAAAACGAAGAAAAACCAGGTTTCGAACCAAAACCTTACACTCCAGAAGAATTTAAACAAATAATAAACAAGACAGGATGGAAAGGAGCACTAAAAAACAGGATCATTTTAATTGATGATTATAAGTTCTTTAATGAATAA
- a CDS encoding HEPN domain-containing protein — MLDWEEYLRWLESAEKTLESAKREIDNNWSCFKAEQSAQLAIKGLLILLGKDYFGHDMLVLIKKTEINVEKDILESAMYLGRLYITTRYPDALPGSTPYVYYTEEDKRKAIECAEKILDWVKSIGENLKRKEKAKK; from the coding sequence ATGTTAGATTGGGAAGAATATTTAAGATGGTTAGAATCTGCCGAAAAAACATTGGAGAGTGCAAAGAGAGAAATAGATAACAACTGGTCATGTTTTAAGGCCGAACAATCAGCACAACTGGCAATAAAAGGTCTTCTAATACTTCTTGGAAAAGATTATTTTGGGCATGATATGCTGGTCTTAATCAAAAAAACAGAAATAAACGTAGAAAAAGATATTCTAGAGTCCGCGATGTATTTAGGAAGGCTTTATATTACAACTAGATATCCAGACGCTCTACCAGGCTCCACACCCTATGTTTATTACACTGAAGAAGATAAAAGAAAGGCTATTGAATGCGCTGAAAAGATATTAGATTGGGTGAAGAGTATTGGAGAAAATCTTAAAAGAAAGGAAAAGGCAAAGAAATAA
- a CDS encoding PfkB family carbohydrate kinase yields the protein MRLVVAGFITIDEIILQEKRFTSLGGSPSYAGFAATIFNANVKAVSRIGYDFPKEYLSIFFEKNISLGKNYKSYITRTTRFRIKIINNERELKLLYRCDEPDVNELSVDADALILNSVTGELKFNSVKNFITNFPVKYLDPQGYLRTFTGDGIVELKRPNDVSFIKYFDIIKVDMEEASVLTDTKNPIEAASKISTYGNNIVLLTMGENGVIIMKKNDAYSIPVPNINITESTGMGDILGGIMITEYVKSGDALWATALGVAGSSLAGSSKLNGINKIINLNQNDIIDLAQDIYEKYKKL from the coding sequence ATGAGACTAGTCGTAGCTGGATTTATAACAATTGATGAAATAATCCTGCAAGAGAAGAGATTTACATCATTAGGTGGTTCACCAAGTTATGCAGGTTTCGCAGCAACAATTTTTAATGCAAATGTGAAAGCAGTATCTCGCATAGGTTATGATTTTCCTAAAGAATATTTAAGTATATTTTTTGAAAAAAATATTAGCTTAGGAAAAAATTATAAATCTTACATAACACGAACAACGAGGTTTAGAATCAAAATCATTAACAATGAAAGAGAACTTAAGTTGCTATATAGATGTGATGAACCAGATGTAAATGAACTTTCAGTAGATGCTGATGCTCTAATACTTAATTCAGTTACTGGAGAGCTTAAGTTCAATAGTGTAAAGAATTTTATTACAAATTTTCCAGTAAAATACCTTGATCCCCAAGGATATCTCAGAACCTTTACTGGTGATGGAATAGTTGAACTAAAACGCCCAAATGATGTATCTTTCATTAAATATTTTGACATAATAAAAGTTGACATGGAGGAAGCGTCAGTATTAACGGATACAAAGAATCCAATAGAGGCTGCAAGTAAAATATCAACCTACGGAAACAACATAGTGCTTTTAACAATGGGAGAAAACGGTGTTATAATAATGAAAAAGAATGATGCATATTCCATACCTGTACCGAACATTAACATAACAGAAAGTACAGGTATGGGTGACATTTTAGGAGGTATAATGATAACAGAGTATGTCAAGAGTGGTGACGCACTGTGGGCGACAGCGCTAGGGGTGGCAGGCTCATCATTAGCAGGTTCCAGTAAACTAAATGGTATAAACAAGATCATAAACCTAAATCAAAATGATATAATAGATTTAGCACAGGATATATACGAAAAATATAAAAAACTATGA